One region of Termitidicoccus mucosus genomic DNA includes:
- a CDS encoding pseudouridine synthase: MLVAFNKPYGVLSQFTPEPGSRWRTLAGFALPPQVYPIGRLDADSEGLLLLTDEAALVERLLDPKRGHPRGYFAQVERIPAADALARLADGVVIGGYKTLPCRVRRLAAAPPLPPRDPPVRYRKNVSDCWLALELTEGKNRQVRRMTAAIGHPLELTEGKNRQVRRMTAAIGHPTLRLVRMRIGRLELPALALKPGDWRKLDEAERQAAGARG, translated from the coding sequence ATGCTGGTCGCCTTCAACAAACCTTACGGCGTGCTTTCGCAATTCACGCCGGAGCCGGGCTCGCGCTGGCGGACGCTGGCCGGGTTTGCCCTGCCGCCGCAGGTTTATCCGATCGGGCGGCTGGACGCGGACAGCGAGGGGCTGCTTTTGCTGACGGACGAAGCGGCGCTGGTGGAGCGATTGCTCGATCCGAAACGGGGGCATCCGCGCGGCTATTTCGCGCAGGTCGAGCGCATCCCGGCGGCCGACGCGCTCGCGCGGCTTGCGGACGGGGTTGTGATCGGCGGCTACAAGACGCTGCCGTGCCGGGTGCGCCGGCTGGCTGCGGCTCCGCCGCTGCCGCCGCGCGATCCGCCGGTGCGTTATCGAAAAAACGTGTCGGATTGCTGGCTCGCGCTGGAATTGACCGAAGGGAAAAACCGGCAGGTGCGGCGCATGACCGCGGCGATCGGGCATCCGCTGGAATTGACCGAAGGGAAAAACCGGCAGGTGCGGCGCATGACCGCGGCGATCGGGCATCCGACGCTGCGCCTGGTGCGCATGAGAATCGGGCGTTTGGAATTGCCGGCGCTTGCCCTCAAGCCGGGAGACTGGCGCAAGCTCGACGAAGCGGAGCGCCAGGCGGCGGGCGCGCGCGGATGA
- a CDS encoding RidA family protein, which translates to MSPEKKLAELNILLPAAPAAAGNYVPTVRTGSLLYCAGTIPMVDGRMTHTGQVGKEQTVESAYESAKVCTLNALANIKAALGSLDQVSRVVSVTGFVNAVNGFADSPAVVNGASDLLVAVFGDAGKHARAAVGVSGLPKNSTTEIQLIVEVRD; encoded by the coding sequence ATGAGTCCTGAAAAAAAACTCGCCGAATTAAATATTTTACTGCCCGCCGCGCCCGCCGCCGCCGGCAACTACGTGCCGACCGTGCGCACGGGCAGCCTGCTTTATTGCGCCGGCACCATCCCGATGGTGGACGGAAGGATGACGCATACCGGCCAGGTCGGGAAGGAGCAGACGGTGGAGTCGGCCTACGAGTCGGCGAAAGTATGCACGCTCAACGCGCTCGCCAATATCAAGGCCGCGCTGGGCTCGCTCGACCAGGTGAGCCGGGTGGTGTCCGTGACCGGTTTCGTGAACGCGGTGAACGGTTTCGCGGACAGCCCGGCGGTGGTGAACGGCGCGAGCGATTTGCTCGTGGCGGTCTTTGGCGACGCAGGCAAGCACGCGCGGGCGGCCGTGGGTGTGTCGGGGTTGCCGAAAAACTCAACGACCGAGATTCAGTTGATCGTGGAGGTGCGGGATTGA
- a CDS encoding amidase, producing MHEFAYGLTGENPFHGDCAHPKFPRRVSGGSSSGTAVAVASGLVPFGIGTDTGGSIRVPASFCGLYGLRLGAGHPWMSEAFPLAPGFDTPGWLARTAADMHAVNRALLGETLTAPRKPRGCFLDLASLGLALNATTAKAVRAAARRLAPPADRTTRDQITSAFLGALESYSILQSTEAYGVHADWLDRHRKHYSDTVWALIDRGRNWTQTQLDAAHIKRAAIRKLFRSYFRGYDFLVMPATPFPALAKSDCTLENRNRLLTLNSPASLAGLPVLTLPVALGNGLSAGLQFIVPSADSPAIRWALETYPG from the coding sequence CTGCACGAATTCGCCTACGGGCTCACCGGGGAGAATCCGTTTCACGGCGACTGCGCGCACCCGAAATTTCCCCGGCGCGTGAGCGGCGGCTCCAGCAGCGGCACGGCCGTCGCGGTGGCATCCGGGCTCGTGCCATTTGGCATCGGCACCGACACCGGCGGCTCCATCCGCGTGCCCGCCTCGTTTTGCGGGCTCTACGGCCTGCGGCTCGGCGCGGGGCATCCGTGGATGAGCGAGGCGTTTCCGCTTGCGCCCGGTTTCGACACGCCCGGCTGGCTCGCGCGCACCGCGGCCGACATGCACGCCGTCAATCGCGCCCTGCTCGGCGAGACCCTCACCGCCCCGCGCAAGCCGCGCGGCTGCTTCCTCGATCTCGCCTCGCTCGGCCTCGCCCTGAACGCCACCACGGCCAAGGCCGTGCGCGCCGCGGCGCGCCGGCTCGCCCCGCCCGCCGACCGCACCACGCGCGACCAGATCACCAGCGCGTTTCTCGGCGCGCTCGAATCCTATTCGATCCTCCAGAGCACCGAGGCCTACGGGGTGCATGCCGACTGGCTCGACCGCCACCGCAAGCACTACAGCGACACGGTCTGGGCGCTGATTGACCGCGGGCGCAACTGGACGCAGACCCAGCTCGACGCCGCGCACATCAAGCGCGCCGCCATCCGCAAGCTTTTCCGCAGCTATTTCCGCGGCTACGATTTCCTCGTGATGCCCGCGACGCCGTTTCCCGCGCTGGCGAAATCCGACTGCACGCTGGAAAACCGCAACCGCCTGCTCACGCTCAACTCGCCGGCCAGCCTTGCCGGCCTGCCGGTCCTCACGCTTCCGGTCGCACTCGGCAACGGCTTGTCCGCAGGCCTGCAATTCATCGTCCCGAGCGCCGACAGCCCGGCCATCCGCTGGGCGCTGGAAACCTATCCCGGATGA
- the trpD gene encoding anthranilate phosphoribosyltransferase, which translates to MPITPQEALQRTIEHREIFHDEMLHLMRMIMRGEMSPVMTAAIITGLRVKKETIGEITAAAQVMREAARRVEVPDGGNFVDIVGTGGDGAHTFNISTASMFVVAAAGAQVAKHGARGVSSRSGSADVLEALGVPLDLPPERLAECVRETGICFMFAPNHHPAMKNVAAIRREMGVRTIFNILGPLMNPAGAPNQLMGVFHPDLVGIQVRVMQRLGANHVLVVYGKDGMDEVSLGASTMVGELKDGAVSEYEIHPEDYGIPMASNRTMKVGNAEESRVMLLGVLENTPGPARETVVLNAGVALYAANRVPGIAEGIELARETIASGAARRKLDGFVQCTRRLASAVG; encoded by the coding sequence ATGCCCATCACTCCACAGGAAGCGCTTCAGCGCACAATCGAACACCGGGAGATTTTTCACGACGAGATGCTGCACTTGATGCGCATGATCATGCGCGGCGAAATGTCGCCGGTCATGACGGCGGCGATCATCACCGGCCTGCGCGTGAAGAAGGAAACCATCGGCGAAATCACGGCGGCGGCCCAGGTGATGCGCGAGGCCGCGCGCCGGGTGGAGGTGCCGGACGGCGGGAACTTCGTGGACATCGTCGGCACGGGCGGCGACGGGGCGCACACCTTCAACATTTCCACGGCGTCCATGTTCGTCGTCGCGGCGGCGGGCGCGCAGGTGGCCAAGCACGGCGCGCGCGGCGTGTCGAGCCGCTCGGGCAGCGCCGACGTGCTCGAGGCGCTTGGCGTGCCGCTCGACCTGCCCCCGGAACGGCTGGCCGAGTGCGTGCGCGAGACGGGCATTTGCTTCATGTTCGCGCCGAACCACCACCCGGCGATGAAAAACGTGGCCGCCATCCGTCGCGAGATGGGCGTGCGCACGATCTTCAACATCCTCGGCCCCTTGATGAACCCGGCGGGCGCGCCGAACCAGTTGATGGGTGTCTTCCACCCTGATCTCGTCGGCATCCAGGTGCGCGTGATGCAGCGGCTCGGCGCGAACCACGTGCTGGTCGTTTACGGCAAGGACGGCATGGACGAGGTTTCGCTCGGCGCGTCCACGATGGTGGGCGAACTGAAGGACGGCGCGGTGAGCGAATACGAGATACACCCGGAGGACTACGGCATTCCCATGGCGAGCAACCGGACCATGAAGGTCGGCAACGCGGAGGAATCCCGCGTCATGCTGCTCGGCGTGCTCGAAAACACGCCCGGCCCGGCGCGCGAGACGGTGGTGCTCAACGCCGGCGTCGCGCTCTACGCCGCCAACCGCGTGCCGGGGATCGCCGAGGGCATCGAGCTGGCGCGCGAGACCATCGCGAGCGGCGCGGCCCGCCGCAAGCTGGACGGATTCGTGCAATGCACCCGGCGGCTCGCATCCGCGGTGGGGTAG
- a CDS encoding MFS transporter: MSFTPVTLPNGKPVNERLTLVVLGAVQFTHVLDFMIMMPLGPWLMEVFSISPSQFGRLTAAYGLAAAVTGLLGGAVLDRFNRKHALLTLYAGFCVSTLACALAPTYWALLAARLAAGACGGVASSVVVAMVGDFIPPERRGRAMGVVTTAFPLAQVLGVPLGLLLAEKLEWHATFFLLTAVSVPVLFIGARALPSLQPVFSGHNPLKQMRAIVTIRTHRRGFWLTASLVLAGGAIFPFMAPAMVSNVGIAKHDLLYIYLASGAVMFFTTPVVGRLVDKHDKLRLIGVFTACGIVTVLVLTNLPPVPLLVALMATTAFSVSMGSRFPPSMTMLANAVDQRYRGGFMSVNFAVQQAAGAIANIIAGLLITEQPDGRLHGFALAGLFSAFWMVLTYVFARRVRDIAPHAAAPGRPTDRMADDPAGPM, encoded by the coding sequence ATGTCATTCACGCCGGTCACGCTGCCCAACGGGAAACCTGTCAACGAACGCCTCACGCTCGTCGTGCTCGGCGCCGTGCAGTTCACGCACGTGCTGGACTTCATGATCATGATGCCGCTCGGGCCGTGGTTGATGGAGGTGTTTTCCATCAGCCCGTCGCAATTCGGCCGGCTCACCGCCGCCTACGGGCTCGCGGCCGCGGTCACCGGGCTGCTCGGCGGCGCGGTGCTCGACCGCTTCAACCGCAAGCACGCCTTGCTCACGCTCTACGCGGGCTTCTGCGTCTCGACGCTGGCGTGCGCGCTCGCGCCGACCTACTGGGCGTTGCTGGCCGCGCGCCTGGCGGCGGGCGCGTGCGGAGGCGTGGCCAGCTCCGTCGTCGTCGCGATGGTGGGCGACTTCATCCCGCCGGAGCGCCGCGGGCGCGCGATGGGCGTGGTGACGACGGCGTTTCCCCTCGCCCAGGTGCTCGGCGTGCCGCTCGGCCTGCTGCTCGCCGAAAAACTGGAATGGCACGCGACGTTTTTCCTGCTCACCGCGGTGAGCGTGCCGGTGCTGTTCATCGGGGCGCGCGCGCTGCCGTCGTTGCAGCCGGTGTTCTCCGGGCACAATCCCCTCAAACAGATGCGCGCCATCGTCACCATCCGCACGCACCGGCGCGGCTTCTGGCTGACGGCGTCGCTCGTGCTCGCGGGCGGCGCGATCTTTCCCTTCATGGCCCCGGCGATGGTGTCCAACGTGGGCATAGCCAAGCACGACCTGCTCTACATCTACCTCGCGAGCGGCGCGGTGATGTTTTTCACGACCCCGGTGGTCGGCCGGCTCGTGGACAAACACGACAAGCTGAGGCTCATCGGCGTGTTTACGGCCTGCGGCATCGTGACCGTGCTCGTCCTTACCAACCTGCCGCCGGTGCCGCTGCTGGTCGCCCTGATGGCGACCACGGCCTTCAGCGTGTCGATGGGATCGCGTTTCCCGCCGTCGATGACCATGCTGGCCAACGCCGTGGACCAGCGCTATCGCGGCGGCTTCATGAGCGTGAACTTCGCCGTGCAGCAGGCCGCGGGGGCGATCGCGAACATCATCGCGGGCCTGCTCATCACCGAGCAGCCCGACGGGCGGCTCCACGGCTTCGCGCTCGCGGGCCTGTTTTCCGCCTTTTGGATGGTGCTCACGTATGTCTTCGCCCGCCGCGTCCGCGACATCGCCCCGCATGCCGCCGCGCCGGGAAGGCCGACCGACCGCATGGCGGACGACCCGGCGGGGCCGATGTGA
- a CDS encoding U32 family peptidase codes for MPSIATTTPPASAPSPGTRPLARPELLAPAGDWDCVRAAVENGADAIYFGLDRFNARMRAKNFTLADLPELMAFLHRRGVRGYVTFNTLVFTNELADAADFARAIIAAGVDAAIVQDTGICRLIRRLSPDFPIHASTQMTVTSAAGVEFARGLGAHLVVLARENTLADINAIQEAQRASGAPPLPLEVFVHGALCVAYSGQCLTSESLGGRSANRGECAQACRLPYELISDGQQVDLGDRRYLLSPRDLAGIDVLPDLVRAGVASLKIEGRLKSPEYVASITRVYRRALDAIMGMRNAECGLRNENSAAPAGAIPQSAFRIPHSRYELEMSFSRGLHTGWFRGIDNRHLVHARFGTKRGVFLGEILRVQNESVTLRPAAPVKPGDGVVFDAGNPEQREEGGRIYEMNTTRGGETTLRFGRGDIDFRRVRPGQLLWKTNDPALDRELRATYEGDKIRHTRPVSLEVHGHAGGPLTLIARDTEEHVVRVDSATPLAPAQTRPLTEASLRDQFGRLGGTPFKLDTLATHLEGGVMLPVSELNRLRREAIARLDALRAQPKRWTLRENSTDFPVWTSGEAAGANGSAGIPARVVADRNVRAPFQTHGQDARGTQSGVQPKVVSAPESFFFPLYLSLSSGTGGEKEERERRKKKDSGADTTLSCTPQSTPPEIIPVLRNLGQLDAALTVPNLATFYCEFENPKHYRDAVSRVRNADFRMRNEDSPAPAVTTPHSAFRTPHAEIWVAPPRITKPGEEWILRQVRSCEADGYLVRNHDHLAFFAADRKRGDFSLNVANPLAAEYFLAHHGLERVTASYDLNTAQLEALLSAAPPAWFDLTIHQHMPMFHMEHCVFCAFLSAGKDYRDCGRPCEKHEVRLRDRVGAEFPLKADAGCRNTVFNNRAQTGAESAARLLALGARFFRVEFVNETPAEVAHTLRRYQQLLRGEITGPDLWRELRLLNQLGVTRGQMER; via the coding sequence ATGCCGTCCATCGCCACCACCACGCCGCCAGCCTCCGCGCCGTCCCCGGGCACGCGCCCCTTGGCTCGCCCGGAGTTGCTCGCGCCCGCCGGCGACTGGGACTGCGTGCGCGCCGCCGTCGAGAACGGCGCCGACGCCATCTACTTCGGCCTCGATCGTTTCAACGCCCGCATGCGCGCGAAAAACTTCACGCTCGCCGACCTGCCCGAACTGATGGCGTTCCTCCACCGGCGCGGCGTGCGCGGCTATGTGACCTTCAACACCCTCGTCTTCACCAACGAGCTCGCCGACGCCGCCGACTTCGCCCGCGCCATCATCGCCGCCGGCGTGGACGCCGCCATCGTGCAGGACACGGGCATCTGCCGTCTCATCCGCCGTCTTTCGCCTGACTTTCCCATCCATGCCTCGACGCAAATGACCGTGACCAGCGCGGCGGGCGTGGAGTTCGCCCGCGGGCTTGGCGCGCACCTCGTCGTCCTGGCCCGCGAGAACACCCTCGCCGACATCAACGCGATCCAGGAAGCGCAACGCGCCTCCGGCGCCCCGCCGCTGCCGCTCGAAGTCTTCGTGCACGGCGCGCTCTGCGTCGCGTATTCCGGCCAGTGCCTCACCAGCGAGTCGCTCGGCGGCCGTTCCGCCAACCGCGGCGAATGCGCCCAGGCCTGCCGCCTGCCCTACGAACTCATCTCCGACGGGCAGCAAGTCGATCTCGGCGACCGCCGCTACCTGCTCAGCCCGCGCGACCTCGCCGGGATCGACGTGCTCCCCGACCTCGTCCGCGCCGGCGTGGCCTCCCTGAAAATCGAAGGCCGCCTGAAATCCCCCGAATACGTCGCCAGCATCACCCGCGTTTACCGCCGCGCGCTCGATGCGATCATGGGAATGCGGAATGCGGAATGCGGATTGCGGAATGAAAACAGCGCCGCGCCCGCCGGAGCCATTCCGCAATCCGCATTCCGCATTCCGCATTCGCGCTACGAGCTCGAAATGTCCTTCTCCCGCGGCCTGCACACCGGCTGGTTCCGCGGCATCGACAACCGGCACCTCGTCCACGCCCGCTTCGGCACCAAGCGCGGCGTTTTCCTCGGCGAAATCCTCCGCGTCCAGAACGAAAGCGTCACCCTGCGCCCCGCCGCCCCGGTCAAACCCGGCGACGGCGTGGTCTTCGACGCCGGCAACCCCGAACAGCGCGAGGAGGGCGGCCGTATCTATGAAATGAATACGACGCGCGGCGGCGAGACCACCCTGCGCTTCGGGCGCGGCGACATCGACTTCCGCCGCGTGCGCCCCGGACAGCTCCTCTGGAAAACCAACGACCCCGCGCTCGACCGCGAACTGCGCGCCACCTACGAGGGCGACAAAATCCGCCACACTCGTCCGGTCTCCCTCGAAGTCCACGGCCATGCGGGCGGCCCCCTCACCCTCATCGCCCGCGACACCGAAGAACACGTCGTTCGCGTGGATTCCGCGACGCCGCTCGCGCCCGCGCAAACCCGGCCGCTCACCGAAGCGAGCCTCCGCGACCAGTTCGGGCGCCTCGGCGGCACCCCCTTCAAGCTCGACACGCTCGCCACCCACCTCGAAGGCGGCGTGATGCTTCCCGTCAGCGAACTCAACCGCCTCCGCCGCGAAGCCATTGCCAGACTGGACGCCCTGCGCGCGCAACCCAAGCGCTGGACGCTGCGCGAAAACAGCACGGACTTTCCTGTCTGGACCTCCGGCGAAGCCGCCGGCGCAAATGGGAGCGCGGGCATTCCTGCCCGCGTCGTCGCGGACAGGAATGTGCGCGCTCCTTTCCAAACTCACGGGCAAGATGCCCGTGGCACTCAATCCGGGGTGCAACCCAAAGTTGTGTCAGCGCCGGAATCTTTCTTCTTTCCTCTTTATCTTTCTCTTTCGTCAGGAACGGGTGGGGAGAAAGAGGAAAGAGAAAGAAGAAAGAAGAAAGATTCCGGCGCTGACACAACTTTGAGTTGCACCCCTCAATCCACCCCGCCCGAAATCATCCCCGTCCTCCGCAACCTCGGCCAGCTCGACGCCGCGCTCACGGTTCCGAACCTCGCGACCTTTTATTGCGAGTTCGAAAATCCGAAACACTACCGCGACGCCGTCAGCCGGGTGCGGAATGCGGATTTCCGAATGCGGAATGAAGACAGCCCCGCGCCCGCCGTCACCACTCCGCATTCCGCATTTCGCACCCCGCATGCGGAAATCTGGGTCGCCCCGCCGCGCATCACCAAACCCGGCGAGGAATGGATTCTCCGCCAGGTGCGCTCGTGCGAAGCCGACGGCTACCTCGTGCGCAACCACGATCACCTCGCGTTCTTCGCCGCCGACCGCAAGCGCGGCGATTTCTCCCTCAACGTCGCCAACCCGCTCGCCGCCGAATATTTCCTCGCGCACCACGGCCTCGAGCGCGTCACCGCCTCCTACGACCTCAACACCGCCCAACTCGAGGCGCTCCTCTCCGCCGCGCCGCCCGCGTGGTTCGACCTGACGATCCACCAGCATATGCCTATGTTTCACATGGAGCACTGCGTGTTCTGCGCGTTTCTATCCGCGGGAAAAGATTACCGCGACTGCGGCCGCCCCTGCGAAAAACACGAGGTCCGGCTGCGCGACCGCGTCGGCGCGGAGTTCCCGCTGAAAGCCGACGCCGGCTGCCGCAACACCGTTTTCAACAATCGCGCGCAAACCGGCGCCGAGTCCGCCGCGCGCCTTCTCGCCCTGGGCGCGCGCTTCTTCCGCGTCGAGTTCGTCAACGAAACGCCCGCGGAAGTCGCGCACACCCTCCGCCGCTACCAGCAACTCCTGCGCGGCGAAATCACCGGCCCCGACCTCTGGCGAGAACTCCGCCTCCTCAACCAGCTCGGCGTCACCCGCGGCCAGATGGAACGATAG
- a CDS encoding aspartate-semialdehyde dehydrogenase has protein sequence MNTPSLTVGIVGATGAVGQELVRLLHERNFPMTSLRLFASARSAGKTVERNGKSYTIEEAKPGVFAGVDLAFFAAGGSVTRALAKDAVAAGCLVIDKSSALRMEPNVPLVIPEINPEKLRRHEGIIANPNCSTAVMLMGLWPLHQAFGLKRIIVSTYQSVSGTGAEAVRELEAQVQAHVKGLPLEKKVYPYQIAFNCIPHIDSFDATGYTGEETKMAQESRKIMGLPNLRVSATTVRVPVVRAHSISVSAEFERPVNLEKARAAIAAFPGAELVDDVANKKYPTPLDFAEKVKCGVGRLRIDTAWDNGLSFWVSGDNLWKGAALNAVQNAELMAREGLLGKAALAGRA, from the coding sequence GTGAACACACCATCACTCACAGTCGGTATCGTCGGAGCCACAGGCGCAGTTGGTCAAGAACTCGTCCGCCTGTTGCATGAGCGCAATTTCCCGATGACTTCGCTGCGGCTTTTCGCCTCGGCGCGGTCGGCGGGCAAGACCGTGGAGCGCAATGGGAAGAGCTACACGATCGAGGAGGCGAAGCCGGGGGTGTTCGCCGGCGTGGATCTCGCATTTTTCGCGGCGGGCGGCTCGGTCACGCGCGCGCTGGCAAAGGATGCGGTCGCGGCGGGCTGCCTCGTGATCGACAAGAGTTCCGCGCTGCGCATGGAGCCGAACGTTCCGCTCGTCATCCCGGAAATCAATCCGGAGAAGCTGCGCCGGCACGAGGGCATCATCGCCAACCCGAACTGCTCGACCGCGGTCATGCTCATGGGGCTCTGGCCGCTGCACCAGGCGTTCGGCCTGAAGCGCATCATCGTCTCGACCTACCAGTCGGTTTCCGGCACGGGCGCGGAGGCGGTGCGCGAACTGGAAGCCCAGGTGCAGGCGCACGTGAAGGGGCTGCCGCTGGAAAAGAAGGTTTACCCGTATCAGATCGCGTTCAACTGCATCCCGCACATCGATTCGTTTGACGCCACCGGCTACACCGGCGAGGAGACGAAGATGGCGCAGGAGAGCCGCAAGATCATGGGGCTGCCCAACCTCCGCGTGTCCGCCACGACCGTGCGCGTGCCGGTGGTGCGGGCGCACTCGATTTCGGTGAGCGCGGAGTTCGAGCGTCCCGTGAATCTCGAAAAGGCGCGCGCGGCCATCGCGGCGTTTCCCGGCGCGGAACTCGTCGATGACGTGGCGAACAAGAAGTATCCGACGCCGCTCGATTTCGCCGAAAAGGTGAAGTGCGGCGTGGGCCGCCTGCGCATCGACACCGCGTGGGACAACGGCCTGAGCTTCTGGGTGAGCGGCGACAATCTCTGGAAAGGCGCCGCGCTCAACGCCGTGCAAAACGCCGAGTTGATGGCCCGCGAGGGGTTGCTCGGGAAGGCGGCGCTCGCCGGCCGGGCATAA
- a CDS encoding L,D-transpeptidase, with the protein MNKPLELVTKTCAALGIKPTERILLARISTQTMQFFRGGELVRGYVISTSRRPPSNLKDSLGTPRGLHAITERIGAGQPPGMVFKGRVPTGRHFGEYDLPPDDDREGGALITSRILWLGGLEDGVNRGGDVDTHDRYIYIHGTNREHLIGRPQSSGCVLLRNLDIIGLYEEVRAGDMVMIVD; encoded by the coding sequence ATGAATAAACCTTTGGAACTGGTCACTAAAACCTGCGCCGCCCTCGGCATCAAGCCAACAGAGCGGATTCTTCTCGCGCGCATCTCCACCCAGACGATGCAATTTTTTCGTGGAGGCGAACTCGTCCGTGGTTACGTAATCTCCACCTCGCGCCGCCCGCCCTCCAACCTGAAAGACTCCCTCGGCACGCCGCGCGGCCTGCACGCCATCACCGAACGCATCGGCGCGGGCCAGCCGCCCGGCATGGTGTTCAAGGGCCGCGTGCCGACGGGCCGGCATTTTGGCGAATACGACCTTCCGCCCGACGATGACCGCGAAGGCGGCGCGCTCATCACCAGCCGCATCCTCTGGCTCGGCGGCTTGGAGGACGGGGTGAACCGCGGCGGCGACGTGGACACGCACGACCGCTACATCTACATCCACGGCACGAATCGCGAGCATCTCATCGGCCGACCCCAAAGCTCCGGCTGCGTCCTCCTGCGCAACCTCGACATCATCGGCCTCTACGAGGAAGTCCGCGCGGGGGACATGGTGATGATCGTGGATTGA
- a CDS encoding N-6 DNA methylase, translating into MKTSQTPTFRPLLEQLIRRHDAHTVFTAFASLAACALAHGTREAEYLEEAKHWNRDELEIFSHALAALVMEMEAQPFTDLLGGHYMDLALSHKGQQWNGEFHTPQHICEMIAQMIAGDSSLPAEGPVTLCEPACGAGAMILAFAKALSPENRRRLRVTAIDISKTACDMCFINATLWGIPAEVIHGNTLSMKFFASWRNIHWIFRGRLHLFAGLAAGQNQTDAPQTETGNGNEPVMPLATALIASAAEQQGQPPAPEKTEQIKAALGQQMFDFA; encoded by the coding sequence ATGAAAACGAGTCAAACCCCGACCTTCCGTCCGTTGCTCGAACAACTCATCCGCCGCCACGACGCGCACACGGTGTTCACGGCATTCGCATCTTTGGCCGCTTGCGCGCTCGCGCACGGCACCCGAGAGGCCGAATACCTCGAAGAGGCCAAGCACTGGAACAGGGACGAACTGGAAATTTTCAGCCACGCCCTTGCCGCACTGGTCATGGAAATGGAGGCCCAGCCCTTCACCGACCTGCTCGGAGGCCACTACATGGACTTGGCCCTCTCCCATAAGGGACAGCAATGGAATGGAGAGTTTCACACCCCGCAGCACATCTGCGAAATGATCGCCCAAATGATTGCCGGTGACTCATCGCTGCCGGCAGAAGGCCCCGTCACGCTCTGCGAACCGGCCTGCGGCGCGGGAGCGATGATTCTGGCCTTTGCCAAGGCGCTCTCACCGGAGAACCGCCGCCGCTTGCGGGTCACCGCCATCGACATCAGCAAGACCGCCTGTGACATGTGCTTCATCAACGCGACCCTCTGGGGAATCCCTGCCGAGGTCATCCACGGGAACACCCTCTCGATGAAGTTCTTCGCCTCATGGCGGAACATCCACTGGATTTTCCGGGGACGCTTGCACCTCTTCGCCGGACTTGCCGCCGGGCAAAATCAGACAGATGCGCCGCAAACCGAAACCGGAAACGGAAATGAACCGGTGATGCCGCTCGCAACCGCTCTCATCGCATCCGCTGCCGAGCAACAGGGACAACCGCCCGCGCCAGAGAAAACCGAGCAAATCAAAGCCGCACTTGGACAGCAAATGTTCGACTTCGCGTGA